The Campylobacter sp. CN_NE2 region CCAAGCGCACTAAGACCGATGAGCCTAAAACTGGTTCCGGCAAACATAGACATTAGTAGTAGCACCAAAGAAAGCACGACGACTTGTCCTAAATCGTTTTGATAAACGCCGATTAAAATCACAATAATACCAAAAAGCACCAAATACGGAAAAAGTATGGCAATTTCTGTGGCGATAGATTTTTTAGAATAATCAAGTTTTCTATTAAAACTCCATGCTAGAAAATATATAAATCCGACTTTGAAAAACTCAACCGGCGCGATAGAAAAACCGGGCAATCGTATCCAACGAGCCGCGCCATTTACTTCCGTTACCATCGACGGGGGCAAAAAATTCATAAAAAACATGGTAAAAAACATAAGCAAAAAAAGACTTATGCCGATTGGAGTTAGGAATTTATTAGGATTAAGTCTTGAAATCGACCACATAAGAAGAATGCAAAACATACCGACACAAAACTGCATAATAAAAAAGTGTAAGTGATTTGTATAGTTAAATAAAAGCACTGTATATGCGCTAAGAGATAGCGAAAAAACTACGCCAATAGCGATAAGTGCGCTTGTAAAATAAAAAAGCAATTTGTCGGTTTTCAACTTGCTAATCCCTTTTAAAAATTACGGATTTTACATAAATTTGGCTTTAAAACTTATAAATATTT contains the following coding sequences:
- a CDS encoding FtsW/RodA/SpoVE family cell cycle protein; the encoded protein is MKTDKLLFYFTSALIAIGVVFSLSLSAYTVLLFNYTNHLHFFIMQFCVGMFCILLMWSISRLNPNKFLTPIGISLFLLMFFTMFFMNFLPPSMVTEVNGAARWIRLPGFSIAPVEFFKVGFIYFLAWSFNRKLDYSKKSIATEIAILFPYLVLFGIIVILIGVYQNDLGQVVVLSLVLLLMSMFAGTSFRLIGLSALGIIFAAWVFIITSAHRIDRVKSWWGGVQDFALSLPFISPEAAAKLRVEDAVTPYQVGHSLNAINNGEMLGRGLGFGSFKLGFLSEVHTDFVLAGIAEEIGFVGILLITLLFYAVLFRIFQIASKSENKVNYLFCLGIGFMFLFSFIMNAYGITSISPVKGIAVPFLSYGGSHLLAASFAVGLVLMASKRAKF